A single window of Debaryomyces hansenii CBS767 chromosome F complete sequence DNA harbors:
- a CDS encoding DEHA2F19602p (similar to CA0385|IPF4071 Candida albicans IPF4071), giving the protein MSVDKIKNNLGVFGSSVKDTLTHHKQFNNDDELISHYKHDIKKAISALKFVDKQTRKIGSSHWPHLLKSNIKMGELFIKLIGADSLQFDGIEEYYSDFDKWQAEQEIPMIHPKERQLVISGVNKEMDHYMMSMEKLRIRVTSEWEFYSKSVHIRVKEMVGYLNDLLKLIKKRNSKKSNYDNIHKKINKIMKKTTPLDAKEQKQLNKLDEELKESSIVFNKLDEKLKSILPHALTFLDEFVENLTKLTLCKQLDAYEDIKHTLMNYATFHGFLDTESEDNIQTYEAITNQWETLITPTRLRIESFISFIHEKKPELIDTEIDDKDKTSKTHKMWNKVTSKVTNKTHNLKSTDHVNGIFNDYLTADPLDSFKKFQDPMMNRSETYHPSKVINIDDVIVPNTNAGNASAPPPLPPRSNTTTIKGNLKAPVAPGKQHLKRIPSNDSMESIHSSSSESDSDEMTSVSSAASDIMLENSSPEIVNKDLKKVYNSSKNKIKECPIPIVPHDYKAEHENSMFAADTSSVTYKLEQLNKFFDKILNYTDSTQIERKILQAKYNFAGVEPGDLSFNGSDQVEILFDFQAVDSLYNSSNENWLVGMIKSEQNCRIGFVPSNYF; this is encoded by the coding sequence ATGTCGGTAGATAAGATAAAGAACAACTTGGGAGTCTTTGGGTCGTCTGTTAAAGACACTCTCACGCATCATAAACAGttcaataatgatgacgaaTTGATTTCTCACTACAAGCATGATATCAAAAAGGCCATTTCTGCATTGAAGTTCGTCGATAAACAGACAAGGAAAATTGGGTCGAGTCACTGGCCTCACTTGCTTAAATCGAATATTAAAATGGGGGAGTTGTTTATTAAGCTAATCGGGGCGGACTCATTGCAATTCGATGGAATTGAAGAGTATTACagtgattttgataaatggCAGGCAGAACAAGAAATACCTATGATACACCCGAAAGAAAGACAGCTTGTTATACTGGGTGTAAACAAAGAGATGGACCATTACATGATGTCCATGGAAAAGTTAAGAATTAGAGTGACAAGCGAATGGGAATTCTATTCCAAGTCAGTGCATATACGAGTCAAAGAAATGGTGGGATACTTGAACGacttattgaaattgatcaaaaaGAGGAACAGTAAGAAATCTAATTATGATAACATTCATAAAAAGATCAAtaagataatgaagaagaccACGCCGTTAGATGCAAAAGAACAGAAACAATTAAACAAACtcgatgaagaattgaaggaGTCTAGTATTGTATTTAACAAGTtggatgaaaaattgaaatcaattttgcCTCATGCATTAACGTTTTTGGACGAATTTGTGGAAAACTTAACAAAATTGACGTTATGCAAGCAATTGGATGCATATGAAGATATAAAACACACACTAATGAATTATGCAACGTTCCACGGGTTTTTAGATACTGAATCTGAAGATAATATTCAAACGTATGAAGCGATAACTAATCAATGGGAAACCTTGATTACTCCAACAAGATTAAGAATTGAATCctttatttcatttatacATGAGAAGAAGCCTGAATTAATTGACACcgaaattgatgataaggATAAAACCTCTAAAACTCATAAAATGTGGAACAAGGTAACTTCAAAAGTTACTAATAAAACTCATAACTTGAAGAGTACAGACCATGTTAATGGAATATTTAATGACTATTTAACTGCTGACCCCTTAGATTCGttcaagaaatttcaaGATCCAATGATGAATAGATCAGAAACCTATCACCCCTCTAAGGTTATTAACATCGATGATGTTATAGTTCCAAATACCAATGCAGGCAACGCATCAGCACCACCACCATTGCCACCCAGGTCAAATACAACAACCATAAAGGGTAATCTAAAAGCTCCTGTCGCACCTGGAAAGCAACACTTAAAACGTATTCCATCGAATGATTCGATGGAATCGATACATTCGTCGTCATCAGAATCTGATAGCGATGAAATGACTTCGGTTTCATCTGCGGCTAGTGATATAATGCTTGAAAATTCTTCTCCAGAGATAGTTAACaaagatttgaagaaagtctataattcatcaaaaaataaaataaaagaatGTCCTATCCCTATAGTACCTCACGACTATAAAGCTGAACATGAAAATTCAATGTTTGCAGCTGACACATCATCAGTGACTTATAAATTGgaacaattaaataaattctttgacaagatattgaattatacaGATTCTACACAAATTGAACGGAAAATACTACAAGCCAAGTATAATTTTGCAGGTGTTGAACCAGGTGATTTATCATTTAATGGAAGCGACCAAGTGGAAattttgtttgattttcaagctgttgattcattatataatagCAGTAATGAAAACTGGTTGGTTGGGATGATAAAATCGGAACAGAACTGCAGAATCGGATTTGTTCCAAGTAATTATTTTTAG
- a CDS encoding DEHA2F19624p (similar to CA0385|IPF4071 Candida albicans IPF4071): MVMGSYEVIDCFRVKDIINHRIRFEVPLSYYDESDERTISIVANLTQKFDRTVHTSEECTDGRSILPEEARIISYIQGGPGFPCEVPLANSGYTKVLLDRGFQVLHLDQRGTGLSTPLEVDTMNMLVPRTESTSEEEHVEKQLKFILNFRADSIVEDFEVVRRALLGENRKWSILGQSFGGFCCFTYLSKYSKSLKEVLITGGVPPINLGPEDVYRATYERTRERNRHYYDKYPQDIHKVKAILKYLSECEVELPNGGTLSVERFQSLGLIFGGNGGTDSLHQIVLKFHYDLNLWGKPTYQILSGIQNILGFDTNVLYALFQEAIYCDANNANVTISNWSADRLRHLPERKNFVYADIAGTEEPVYFTGEMVFKSMFDDFAELRPFKNLAYALHANVSWSSLYDVEELKTITWDKVPVVAATYYYDQYVDFDTTMQVKKNVFNNNGNLKQYITSEFFHNGVRANPEKVLGSLFDLLDSEVD; encoded by the coding sequence ATGGTAATGGGAAGCTACGAAGTCATTGATTGCTTTAGAGTAAAGGATATAATTAACCATCGAATTCGCTTCGAGGTGCCTCTTTCGTACTATGACGAATCTGATGAGAGAACGATTTCAATTGTGGCTAATTTGACGCAAAAGTTCGATAGAACAGTCCATACCAGCGAGGAATGTACTGATGGAAGGTCAATTCTTCCAGAGGAGGCGAGAATTATCTCATATATTCAAGGTGGTCCGGGCTTCCCGTGCGAGGTACCTTTGGCTAACTCAGGATACACTAAGGTTTTGCTTGATAGGGGATTTCAGGTTCTCCACCTTGATCAGAGGGGTACAGGATTAAGTACTCCTTTAGAGGTTGACACGATGAACATGCTTGTGCCTAGAACGGAGAGTACTTCTGAAGAAGAGCATGTTGAgaaacaattaaaattcATACTCAACTTTAGAGCTGATTCGATCGTTGAGGATTTTGAGGTAGTACGGAGGGCCTTACTTGGTGAAAATAGGAAGTGGTCGATTCTAGGGCAATCTTTTGGCGGTTTTTGTTGCTTTACCTATCTCTCGAAGTACTCTAAATCGTTAAAAGAAGTATTGATAACTGGAGGGGTCCCACCAATCAACTTAGGACCGGAGGATGTTTATCGGGCTACTTACGAAAGAACCAGGGAACGTAATAGACATTACTACGACAAATATCCACAGGATATACACAAGGTAAAGGCTATCTTGAAGTATCTATCGGAGTGTGAAGTGGAGTTACCTAATGGAGGTACACTAAGTGTAGAAAGATTCCAGCTGTTGGGCTTAATTTTCGGTGGAAATGGTGGTACTGATTCGCTCCATCAAATTGTATTAAAGTTTCATTAcgatttgaatttatggGGTAAGCCAACATATCAAATTTTAAGTGGTATTCAGAATATCTTAGGTTTTGATACTAATGTATTGTATGCGTTATTTCAAGAAGCTATATATTGTGATGCTAATAATGCTAACGTAACAATTTCCAACTGGAGTGCTGACAGGTTAAGGCATTTACCAGAAAGAAAAAACTTTGTGTACGCCGATATTGCTGGTACTGAAGAACCGGTATACTTCACGGGTGAAATggtattcaaatcaatGTTTGATGACTTTGCAGAATTACGACCTTTTAAGAACTTGGCGTATGCCTTACACGCGAACGTATCTTGGTCTTCTTTATATGacgttgaagaattgaaaactaTTACATGGGATAAAGTACCAGTTGTGGCGGCAACTTACTACTATGACCAATatgttgattttgatacTACCATGCAAGTTAAGAAGaatgtattcaataataatggtaatttgaaacaatataTTACGAGTGAATTTTTCCATAATGGTGTTCGAGCAAACCCTGAAAAGGTTTTGggttcattatttgatctACTTGATTCAGAAGTGGATTAg
- a CDS encoding DEHA2F19646p (similar to uniprot|Q04264 Saccharomyces cerevisiae YMR076C PDS5 Protein required for establishment and maintenance of sister chromatid condensation and cohesion), producing the protein MTVRDSKVTSGQLRFKKPIISTVNEPIPTKELLSRLQILTDELSAVHQDQVDIETFASIKKDLANKKLLKHANVGVQAYVCCGISDILRIYAPDAPFTANELSQIFRAFFQQFKKLADTENPYFQQQNYLLKRLAEVRSVILITDLPDAQQLIESMFEIFYDLSTKKFPARLEPLVSDILSEIISESDVVPHNVLKMILNKFLTNFPEESAITSGLKSNISNPGFNFSLSICEANLDRMSRQVAQFFSEMLYESTSHAERAENNNDRSNTSKDKINQVQAIESLRKIHKLSIQIWKAIPELLGSVMGLFNDELNTDDEKIRILATETIGNMIGASPSVSVVAKANFIIAHRETWLNWLKKTLDVSPAVRCKWVEQLPQIINSSNSSTSDISTELCNGVTKCLLDTDERVRLTACISIERIPFDKFTSRVCNKNIMSTLSQLIREKNPEIRNEIIKILGNLYNQYFEAKANNKVLDFGSNNEVDSNELEKSIYYGIPNQIVSLIYINDKNITSAVDICIFEKLLPFESNGIKRVDRLAQFYNNLNEKSKASFFAINKRQRQISDVLQTFVETAEAYSKLGSINDNNEEKENMRNDSGKSDSENMTAEGKRETLIKMDKIINWLCVSFPDGLNTHACLEKLFKLKNFRFFYLIKVCISPESDYNTIKNSMKELLNKLTNAKNIRLEDERSNVSTTDMVSNFKILLYRASVILYNKSNMTELINYSKDSKHGWNCAANEILENVSVLIPEVLKFHVNSLTDILINAEGIIDRDSEFSISNNLRTIYHFIKRFPDLFPTDLNFTESLKSLATNGSPREATYSIKVLGLSSKKELYGSAIINSIYPLDVNHTHFVTHLSAIAELFLVDPLSVEDLASDLTVLLIKEILLQNRKNDEENLIENEMWIDDSMLDCHFEKYTTLYEKILALRIFVNRLKSIDKSFSNKPEPTQEAMSVAQPIFKLLLSIIGNGGEIVKEKAGTSSTPKVYQSKLRLTAGLYLLKLAKCPIFNHMFNHSTINRLIYLLQDHNDDVRHDFLMKLEKDLSDESVSERFLPLIFFMGHEPKLTLKSDASIWIKSMYKRKGANNNMKFERSIVRLIHTIVHNDEFTDLMKKSISLSDTSEQENQLVKAYSYASEYIIFYLLTIGKSENCSLLYYFASRIKQYRDATIDQSLYDVEPLPQEVLNIYCIAELTQLIIKELCDIKGWTLQTWPGKIQLSSDLFAPMTSTKEAHDIITRIYIADNLQLKLRGMFKQRISGTGLKRKSNDNGDIVKKPRVKVNTISSKPKFKAISRTKSKSIKSDTKSSDEYREARKSNRSRRQVNYIEEERSSNDENDDSDEYSE; encoded by the coding sequence ATGACAGTTCGTGATTCGAAAGTGACGCTGGGTCAGCTAAGATTTAAAAAACCTATCATTTCCACGGTTAATGAACCTATTCCCACTAAAGAATTGTTGAGTAGATTGCAAATACTCACAGATGAATTATCAGCGGTACATCAAGATCAGGTCGATATAGAAACTTTTGCCAGCATAAAGAAAGATCTAGCTAAtaagaagttattgaaaCATGCTAATGTGGGTGTTCAAGCATATGTTTGTTGTGGTATATCAGATATTTTAAGAATATACGCCCCGGATGCCCCATTTACTGCTAATGAGCTCTCGCAGATATTCAGGGCATTCTTTCAACAATTCAAGAAGCTAGCAGATACAGAGAATCCATATTTTCAACAGCAGAATTACTTGTTGAAGAGATTGGCTGAGGTGAGATCAGTAATCCTCATCACCGATTTGCCAGATGCACAACAGTTGATAGAATCGAtgtttgaaatattctatGATTTATCGACCAAGAAGTTTCCTGCTAGATTGGAACCGTTGGTTTCTGATATACTCTCTGAAATTATTTCCGAGTCGGACGTTGTTCCACATAACGTGTTGAAGATGatcttgaataaatttttaacCAATTTTCCGGAGGAGTCAGCTATTACTTCGGGCTTAAAATCAAACATATCGAACCCAggcttcaatttttcacttaGTATCTGTGAAGCTAATTTGGACAGAATGTCCCGTCAGGTAGCGCAGTTTTTCTCTGAAATGCTATATGAAAGTACTAGCCATGCCGAAAGGGCAGAAAACAACAATGACCGTAGCAATACTAGCAAAGACAAAATAAACCAGGTTCAGGCTATAGAAAGCTTGAGAAAAATACATAAACTATCTATACAGATTTGGAAAGCAATTCCAGAATTGTTAGGGTCTGTTATGGGGTTGTTTAACgatgaattgaatactGATGATGAGAAAATACGTATACTAGCTACCGAAACTATAGGTAATATGATTGGTGCTTCCCCTAGTGTCAGTGTTGTTGCAAAAgctaattttattatagCTCATAGAGAAACGTGGCTAAATTGGTTAAAGAAAACTTTAGATGTATCTCCTGCGGTACGTTGTAAATGGGTTGAACAGTTGCCCCAGATAATTAATTCGTCTAACTCATCTACTTCTGATATTTCAACAGAATTATGCAATGGCGTTACGAAGTGCTTATTAGATACAGATGAGAGAGTACGCTTGACTGCATGTATTagtattgaaagaattcCTTTTGACAAATTTACTAGCAGGGTAtgtaataaaaatattatgaGTACTTTATCACAATTGATAAGAGAGAAGAATCCAGAAATCAGAAACGAAATCATTAAGATCTTAGGAAATCTTTATAACCAATACTTTGAAGCAAaagctaataataaagtgTTAGATTTTGGtagtaataatgaagttgatagtaatgaattagaaaaatcaatatacTATGGAATTCCAAATCAAATAGTATCCTTAATctatattaatgataaaaatattacttCGGCTGTTGACATTTGCATAttcgaaaaattattacCGTTTGAAAGTAACGGTATCAAAAGAGTTGATAGGTTAGCCCAattctataataatttgaatgaaaagAGTAAAGCGTCATTCTTTGCTATTAATAAAAGACAAAGACAAATATCAGATGTGCTACAGACCTTTGTTGAGACAGCCGAAGCATATTCTAAGCTTGGCTCaataaatgataataacgaagagaaagaaaacaTGAGAAATGACTCTGGTAAGTCTGATTCAGAAAATATGACCGCCGAGGGTAAACGAGAAACATTAATCAAGATGgacaaaattataaattggTTATGTGTTTCTTTTCCTGATGGGTTGAATACACATGCATGTTTAGAAAAgcttttcaaattaaaaaatttccGTTTTTTCTACTTGATTAAGGTTTGTATTTCTCCTGAGTCAGAttataatacaattaaAAATTCCATGAAGgagttattgaataaattgacGAATGCAAAGAATATTAGACTAGAAGATGAACGAAGCAATGTATCAACCACAGATATGGTATCAAactttaaaatattattatacagAGCATCAGTGATCTTGTACAATAAATCTAATATGACAGAGTTAATCAACTATTCGAAAGATTCTAAGCATGGATGGAATTGTGCTGCTAACGAAATTCTTGAGAATGTATCTGTTTTAATTCCAGAAGTATTAAAATTTCATGTTAATAGTTTGACTGACATACTCATAAATGCTGAAGGAATAATTGATAGGGATTCTGAATTTTCTAtctcaaataatttgagAACTATCTACCACTTTATCAAGAGATTTCCTGACCTATTCCCTACAGATTTAAATTTCACagaatcattgaaatcaCTCGCCACTAATGGCTCGCCCCGAGAAGCAACATATTCCATAAAGGTATTGGGGTTAAGTTctaaaaaagaattatatgGGTCTGCTATCATTAATTCCATTTATCCTTTAGATGTGAATCATACGCACTTTGTTACTCACTTATCAGCTATTGCGGAATTGTTTCTAGTTGATCCTCTATCAGTAGAAGATCTAGCAAGCGATTTGACTGTTTTATTgattaaagaaatattgtTGCAAAATAGAAAGAACGACGAGGAAAATTTAATCGAAAATGAAATGTGGATCGACGATAGCATGCTTGATTGTcactttgaaaaatataccACTTTGTATGAAAAGATATTAGCGTTAAGGATATTTGTCAATCGATTAAAATCTATCGACAAATCCTTTTCAAACAAACCTGAACCAACGCAAGAGGCTATGTCAGTGGCACAACctatatttaaattattacttTCTATCATAGGCAATGGTGGTGAAATTGTCAAAGAGAAAGCAGGAACCCTGTCTACACCTAAAGTTTATCAGCTGAAATTGAGGCTAACTGCTGGACTATATTTACTCAAGTTGGCAAAATGTCCAATTTTCAACCATATGTTCAATCACTCAACAATTAATagattaatttatttacttcAAGATCACAATGATGATGTTAGACATGATTTTTTGATGAAGCTAGAAAAGGATTTATCCGACGAATCAGTCTCTGAACGATTTTTACCgttaatattttttatgGGACATGAACCAAAGTTAACTTTAAAATCTGACGCAAGTATATGGATAAAATCGATGTACAAGAGAAAAGGAGCTAACAATAACatgaaatttgaaagatcaATAGTTAGATTGATTCATACAATTGTacataatgatgaattcactgatttgatgaagaaatctATAAGTTTGTCTGACACAAGTGAACAAGAGAATCAATTGGTTAAGGCATACTCATACGCTCTGgagtatattatattctatttaCTTACTATTGGAAAGTCAGAAAACTGCTCTTTGTTATACTACTTTGCAAGTCGTATAAAACAATATAGGGATGCGACTATCGACCAAAGCTTATATGACGTCGAACCTTTGCCACAAGAagtcttgaatatttattgtattgCTGAATTAAcacaattaattattaaGGAACTTTGCGATATAAAAGGTTGGACCTTGCAAACATGGCCTGGTAAAATCCAACTCTCGTCAGATTTATTTGCTCCTATGACCAGCACTAAAGAGGCTCatgatattattactaGAATTTATATTGCAGACAATCTTCAACTTAAACTAAGAGGCATGTTTAAACAAAGAATATCAGGCACTGGcttgaaaagaaaatcgAATGATAATGGTGATATTGTTAAAAAGCCAAGGGTTAAGGTTAATACAATAAGTTCCAAACCCAAATTTAAAGCTATACTGAGAACAAAATCGAAGCTGATAAAGTCCGATACTAAATCTTCCGATGAATATCGAGAGGCAAGAAAAAGTAATCGTTCTAGACGCCAAGTAAActatattgaagaagaacgTTCGagtaatgatgaaaatgatgatagtGATGAATATAGCGAGTGA
- a CDS encoding DEHA2F19668p (similar to uniprot|Q12315 Saccharomyces cerevisiae YDL207W GLE1 Cytoplasmic nucleoporin required for polyadenylated RNA export but not for protein import), translating to MRFGIPENFDIEIDRTEVAVPNAYINFKHNDDSAITNTKSIISYIEDKYITEKEDTLPQFRCFRNMIHQYSQVLQDRLIEDENKVSNAAKSSFVQNKTSADAAINAIIYDFDRSLKLQSSEVEQVIKQEEERQRVEQERKEREERERKRREEEERKRKEEEDRRKKEEEERIRKENEEKKRIEQEEEQKRKQKLQEMKQEKEKQEKVALERKAKQEKGLTNFASVENDFQKYAKDIKDIKQNVVHALNQNKELKKAIGALKRKINPKFGQLSNSFNQLNTISSEVIQYVNDAKNMNELAFNWILNFIAKAIIAQAETEVTVKPTASLPLARLAYTLLSTYKEFEYYLTARFVKKCPFIIGYTCSIDSEEGRIRMGWKRNDNRWEDEVKYDERVAGICTVWAVMTRLEAQSLTEYSIAASWRYLARTLNTDPNLLTNAHFACMGNWWDACAKEFLSCYSKQAYKLLHLLSIEWTNSVANKKFPAAARLLILGEEWLQNNTIESIKQMEP from the coding sequence ATGAGGTTTGGAATAcctgaaaattttgatattgaaattgatagaaCGGAAGTGGCCGTACCCAATgcatatattaatttcaagcACAATGATGATAGTGCTATAACTAATACTAAAAGCATAATATCGTACATcgaagataaatatattacagaaaaagaagatacATTACCTCAATTTCGATGCTTCCGAAACATGATTCACCAGTATTCTCAAGTATTGCAGGATCGGTTAATCGAGGATGAGAACAAGGTATCCAACGCAGCTAAGAGTTCGTTTGTGCAAAATAAAACATCGGCCGATGCGGCTATTAATGCGATAATATATGACTTTGACAGGTCATTGAAGTTGCAATCATCAGAAGTGGAGCAGGTGATTAAACAAGAGGAAGAACGCCAACGGGTGGAGCAGGAACGTAAAGAGAGAGAAGAACGAGAACGGAAACGTAGGGAAGAAGAGGAGCGGAAACGCaaagaggaagaagatcGTaggaagaaagaagaagaagaacgCATACGAAAGGAAaatgaagagaaaaagCGCatagaacaagaagaagaacaaaaaagaaaacaGAAGTTGCAGGAAATGAAGcaagaaaaggaaaaacaAGAGAAAGTAGCTCTTGAACGAAAGGCTAAACAAGAAAAAGGTTTAACTAATTTTGCTTctgttgaaaatgatttccAGAAGTATGCAAAGGACATTAAGGATATAAAGCAGAACGTGGTACATGCgctaaatcaaaataaggaattgaagaaagcCATTGGGGCattgaagagaaaaattaatcCAAAATTTGGACAATTATCGAATAGTTTCAACCAATTGAATACAATCTCCTCAGAGGTGATTCAATATGTTAATGACGCtaaaaatatgaatgaattaGCATTCAACTGGATTCTAAACTTTATAGCTAAGGCTATAATAGCTCAAGCAGAAACTGAAGTAACTGTTAAGCCTACTGCATCATTACCATTAGCAAGATTGGCATACACCTTACTTTCGACatataaagaatttgaatattatttaacTGCGCGGTTTGTTAAGAAATGCCCATTTATCATTGGATATActtgttcaattgattcCGAAGAAGGAAGAATACGTATGGGTTGGAAGAGGAATGATAACAGATGGGAGGATGAAGTTAAATACGATGAAAGAGTTGCTGGAATATGTACCGTATGGGCAGTTATGACAAGATTAGAAGCTCAGTCTCTAACTGAGTATTCCATTGCAGCATCCTGGAGATATTTAGCAAGAACATTAAACACGGATCCTAATTTACTTACTAATGCTCATTTTGCATGTATGGGTAATTGGTGGGACGCCTGTGCCAAGGAGTTTTTAAGCTGTTATTCGAAACAGGCTTACAAGTTATTGCATCTATTAAGTATTGAATGGACAAATTCTGTTGCAAATAAAAAGTTTCCAGCTGCAGCAAGACTTCTTATATTGGGTGAAGAATGGCTACAGAACAATACtattgaatcaattaaGCAAATGGAACCATAG
- a CDS encoding mitochondrial 54S ribosomal protein YmL7/YmL5 (similar to uniprot|P36519 Saccharomyces cerevisiae YDR237W MRPL7 Mitochondrial ribosomal protein of the large subunit): MNISRLTVRQFSTSGRVQRTGYSTVKPVHHLVKIQKAALKPDYQGLLIPKDDIRSVGFKPTEIDQDRLSEHYENTLQSDLLLHYYEHDTQSIPGNKKRSWGTDSPYALYRNLKNPKGVGRATRDIHPVTWKNVPQLVGISINAYNSDALEESWLNISTRLQIAQITNVKAKQTYNRSNILPWKCRVGKPCGCKAELTGRDMTQFVSTLTELVLPRIRTFKGIKNTSGDNNGNITFGLEPEDVKYFPEIENFQELFPNLFGFHITFKTTARTDQQARTLLSSLGLPFYDAV, translated from the coding sequence ATGAATATTAGTAGATTAACTGTACGTCAATTCTCGACAAGTGGACGTGTTCAAAGAACGGGGTATTCTACCGTCAAACCGGTACACCATTTAGTGAAAATACAGAAGGCAGCATTGAAACCAGACTATCAAGGTTTACTCATTCCTAAGGATGATATTAGGTCCGTCGGATTCAAACCAACGGAAATAGATCAAGATAGATTATCCGAACATTATGAAAACACATTACAGCTGGACTTATTGTTGCACTACTACGAACACGACACACAGTCTATTCCCGGTAACAAGAAGAGATCATGGGGCACGGACTCACCATATGCGTTATATCGTAACTTAAAGAACCCTAAGGGTGTAGGTAGAGCAACCAGAGATATCCACCCGGTGACTTGGAAAAATGTGCCACAATTAGTGGGCATCAGTATCAACGCATATAACTCGGACGCATTAGAAGAAAGTTGGCTCAATATTTCTACTCGTTTGCAAATTGCGCAAATCACCAACGTTAAAGCAAAACAAACGTATAACAGATCAAATATCTTACCATGGAAATGTAGGGTTGGTAAACCTTGTGGTTGTAAAGCTGAGTTGACAGGAAGAGATATGACCCAATTCGTATCTACTTTAACTGAATTGGTATTACCAAGAATTCGTACTTTTAAGGGTATCAAGAATACTTCCGGTGACAATAATGGTAACATAACATTTGGTTTGGAACCAGAAGATGTCAAGTATTTCccagaaattgaaaatttccaaGAATTATTCCCTAATTTATTTGGATTCCACATTACCTTCAAAACTACTGCAAGAACTGATCAACAAGCAAGAACTTTGTTGAGTTCTTTAGGCTTACCATTTTATGACGCTGTATAA
- a CDS encoding DEHA2F19712p (some similarities with uniprot|P53227 Saccharomyces cerevisiae YGR042W) yields MEELKKSVVHEYTILYSNRIIQKDKKWNDGKLKYYEFNNKLEVFNEDGNLIEVDFISEKFKHNLVERNEFKLPNNRLLIEIDCKLSSYIRDVSELFKRPTKDAESSSSISNNAICITKIKSEPNQIIQGRVIKPKIYRPLKHEPFKKVFDKQITIKQELSPRIKQEAVSVPEPLPQSPQHPIIKQEPIDNHIEVLTTGLEVPRQDLRKNEEQRLPRVHPRSSRIFKYLATNKTLSTSPNRSTY; encoded by the coding sequence AtggaagaattaaagaagtCAGTAGTTCACGAGTACACCATACTATATTCTAACCGCATAATACAGAAGGATAAGAAATGGAATGATGGGAAATTGAAGTACTATGAATTTAACAATAAGCTAGAGGtttttaatgaagatggaAATTTGATCGAAGTTGATTTCataagtgaaaaatttaaacatAATTTAGTAGAACGgaatgaattcaaattgcCTAATAATAGGTTACTCATAGAAATAGATTGCAAACTTTCCAGCTATATCAGAGATGTatctgaattatttaaacGACCTACCAAAGATGCAGAGTCATCGTCGTCAATAAGCAATAATGCGATTTGTATAACTAAGATCAAGTCAGAACCGAATCAGATCATACAAGGCAGAGTGATTAAGCCCAAGATTTATCGACCACTCAAACATGAACCGTTTAAAAAGGTTTTTGATAAACAAATAACGATTAAGCAGGAGCTTCTGCCTAGAATTAAACAAGAAGCTGTGTCTGTACCTGAACCATTACCGCAATCGCCTCAACATCCAATAATTAAACAAGAACCGATAGATAACCACATCGAAGTACTAACGACTGGTTTGGAAGTCCCACGTCAAGATTTACGAaagaatgaagaacaaAGACTTCCAAGAGTCCATCCAAGATCATCCCGCATCTTCAAGTATTTGGCTACAAATAAGACCTTGTCCACGTCACCCAATCGTTCTACGTATTAA